Proteins found in one Promicromonospora sukumoe genomic segment:
- a CDS encoding ABC transporter permease, giving the protein MHGDGPGGADHAGEGVWGRAWRTLRKNPVAIAGFVIVAAFVLVAIFAPLLAPYGPNELPGRAEVRPTMIPGPSSDYLLGLDRYGGDVLSKLIWGARASLLVGVLSTLFGLAGGMALGLLAGWFGKWVDFGAMRLVDLMLSVPSLLLAVSIAAIAGQSSMSVIVAIGVVQIPIFARLLRGSMLAQRGQDYVLAASALGLSRRSVTMSHVLPNSVGPVIVQATLTLATAVIEAAALSFLGLGGGEPSTAEWGRMLTAAQQELAVAPRLAILPGICIAVTALGFTLVGESLREALDPRNRTRR; this is encoded by the coding sequence ATCCACGGCGACGGCCCCGGCGGTGCCGACCACGCCGGCGAGGGCGTGTGGGGCCGTGCCTGGCGCACGCTCCGCAAGAACCCCGTCGCGATCGCCGGCTTCGTCATCGTCGCCGCCTTCGTGCTGGTGGCGATCTTCGCGCCGCTGCTCGCCCCGTACGGCCCCAACGAGCTGCCGGGCCGCGCCGAGGTACGCCCGACGATGATCCCGGGGCCGTCGTCCGACTACCTGCTGGGGCTGGACCGCTACGGCGGCGACGTGCTCAGCAAGCTGATCTGGGGCGCGCGCGCCTCGCTGCTCGTGGGCGTGCTGTCCACGCTGTTCGGCCTGGCCGGCGGCATGGCGCTCGGCCTGCTCGCGGGCTGGTTCGGCAAGTGGGTCGACTTCGGCGCGATGCGCCTGGTGGACCTCATGCTGTCCGTCCCGTCGCTGCTGCTGGCGGTGTCGATCGCCGCGATCGCGGGCCAGTCGTCGATGTCGGTGATCGTCGCCATCGGTGTGGTGCAGATCCCGATCTTCGCCCGACTGCTGCGGGGGTCGATGCTCGCGCAGAGGGGCCAGGACTACGTGCTGGCGGCGTCCGCGCTCGGCCTGAGCCGGCGGTCGGTGACCATGAGCCACGTGCTGCCCAACAGCGTGGGCCCCGTCATCGTGCAGGCCACGCTGACCCTCGCCACCGCGGTGATCGAGGCCGCTGCGCTCTCCTTCCTCGGCCTGGGCGGCGGCGAGCCGTCCACCGCGGAGTGGGGGCGCATGCTGACGGCCGCGCAGCAGGAGCTGGCGGTCGCGCCGCGCCTGGCGATCCTGCCCGGTATCTGCATCGCCGTGACGGCCCTCGGCTTCACCCTCGTGGGCGAGAGCCTGCGCGAGGCCCTCGACCCCCGGAACAGGACCCGACGATGA